The following is a genomic window from Halorubellus sp. JP-L1.
CTCGCCCGCGTCGGGGAGTACCACGACGACGGTCTCCTCGGGGTCGTCGCGGGCGTACCGGGCTGCGGTACCATTCCGTTCGCCGGTCAGGTCATCGCGTCGCTGCCGACGTGCGGGTTGTTCCTGACGTAGTCGACGAGACGGGGCGCGTACTCGCGGAAGTCCGGGCACTCGATACCCGCTTCGTCGAGGACGCGCGTCGCGTTCGTGGTGTCGTACCGCGTCGGGTGAGTGAAGTAGTCGACGACGGCGGGGTCGATACCTGTCCATTCGCGGAACGCGTCGACCTCGCGGAGCAGCCACTGGAACGCGGACTTGGAGAACGGGACGTCGATCGTCCACGTGTTCGTCGCGGCGGCGAACGCGGCCTGCATCTCCGCGACGCTCGGCGGGTTCGGGTCGGCGAGCTGGTAGACGCCGCCGACGGTGTCCTCGCGGGCGCCGATGGCGTCGATGGCGTCGACGACGAAGTCCCGCGGGACGACGTTCACCTCGACGGCACCGGGGTCGCCGAACTCGGGGAGGACGGCGACCGCGGGCTGGTCCAGCAGGTACTCGATCACGTTGTAGGGCCCGTCGTACTTCTGGGTCTCGCCGGTCTCGCTGTCGCCGACGGCGATGCTCGGCCGGTAGACGGTCGCGGGGAGGCCGTCGTCCATGGCGTCCTGCACGGCGACTTCGGCGAGGAACTTCGTGGACTCGTAGTGGTTGTTGAACGACTGCCCCTCGACGAGCATGTCCTCGCGGAACGCGCCGGGGTAGCGGCCGCTGACGTAGCACGTGGAGACGTAGTGGAGGCGCTCGAGGCCCTCGCAGGCCGCACAGAAGTCGAGGACGTGCTCGGTGCCGTCGACGTTGACGGCCATCGCGAGGTCGCGGTCGACGCCGAGGTCGTAGACGGCCGCGAGGTGGTAGACCTCGCGCGTGCGCTCGAGGAGGTCGTCGCGAGTGAAGCCGTCGCGGGCGGGGTCGCCGTCCGCGATCGGACCGTCGTCGTCCGCGATCGGACCGTCCTCGGAGAGTCCGAGGTCCGGGTCGGTGATGTCGCCCTCGACGAGTGCGATGGCGTCGGCGGCGTCGTGGTCGGCTTCGAGTTCGTCGCGGCGGTCCTCGGCGAGGTCGCGGTACTTCGATTGGACGAGACAGGTGACGTGCTCGCCGCGTCCGAGAAGGCGGTCGACGAGCGCGCTCCCGAGGAATCCCGGGAAGCCGGTGAGGAGAACGGTACCGTCGGTCATGGCTGGGTCGTCGACTGGTGGCCTGAAGGGTCTATCGCCGTCGCGAGGGTTCGTTCCCGACAGAATTAAGTAGGAGTGTAAAGGACGCTTTACTGTAAAGCGAGCTTTACGACAAGCGCGCTTGACACCACCCATGCTCGGAACCGACACCACCGAACACGACTCGCTCGCCGCTCGACGCCGGAGTCGCCGCACCATCTGGGCGCTCGTCGCGCTCGGGTGCGTCGCGTACGTCGCCGGCCTCGCCCTCGACCGTCCGCTCGTCGGCGTCGCGCTCTACTGGCTGTGCTGCGTGGCGTTCCTCGGCTACGCGGCCGTGACGGATACCGACCCGTACGACGAACGAGACCGCGAGGTCCAGGCGAAGGCCGCCGGAAGCACGCTCACCGTCGCCGCGTTCGTCCTCATCGCCGGCGCGCCGGGAATGGCCGCGCTCGAAGCCGCGAACGCCCACGCCGCCCCGGCGTGGTTCTGGGGCGCGATGTTCGCCCTCGCCGGCGTCTTCGGCGTCTTCGCGCTCGGAACGACGTACCACGAGCGACGAACCTGACCCAGAAACCGAACTCGACCACCAACCCAACTCGACTCTCAGCCCACCTTCATGCTCGGACTCACCGCCACCGTCGACGACGAACCGCTCGCCAGACGACGCCGCGACCGCCGCCTGTTCGGCGGTCTCGTCGCCGCAGCTATGCTCTCGTTCATCACGCTCGACTACCTCGGCCGGCCCATCGTCGCGGTCGCCGCGTATTGGACGTTCGTCGTCGGCGCCGCCACCGTCGTCTACCGGAGCGACGCCATCATGGACGAACGCGACCTCGCACTCGAACGCATCACGAGCCTTCGCGCCATCCAGGTCGTCGGTGCCGCGCTCGTCGTCCTCGGGCCCGGCATCGGTGCGCTCTCGGAGGCGGGCATCTACGACGCGCCGCCGGTCGTCGACGGCGTCCTCTTCGGGTGGGTCGCCGTGTTCGTCGTCTGGGGGGTCGCGTACGGCGCGACGCGACTCCAGCGATGAAGA
Proteins encoded in this region:
- a CDS encoding SDR family oxidoreductase, which codes for MTDGTVLLTGFPGFLGSALVDRLLGRGEHVTCLVQSKYRDLAEDRRDELEADHDAADAIALVEGDITDPDLGLSEDGPIADDDGPIADGDPARDGFTRDDLLERTREVYHLAAVYDLGVDRDLAMAVNVDGTEHVLDFCAACEGLERLHYVSTCYVSGRYPGAFREDMLVEGQSFNNHYESTKFLAEVAVQDAMDDGLPATVYRPSIAVGDSETGETQKYDGPYNVIEYLLDQPAVAVLPEFGDPGAVEVNVVPRDFVVDAIDAIGAREDTVGGVYQLADPNPPSVAEMQAAFAAATNTWTIDVPFSKSAFQWLLREVDAFREWTGIDPAVVDYFTHPTRYDTTNATRVLDEAGIECPDFREYAPRLVDYVRNNPHVGSDAMT